ACTCTCTGTGGTGTCGAGCATTCCGCCCAGCCGGGACGCACCGCCGGTGAGGACGCAACCGGCACCGAGCGCCTCAAGGACGCCGCCCTGGCGCAGATTGTCGCGCACCATCTGGAGGAGCTCTCTCGCGCGCGGCTCGAGGATTTCGCTGAGGTAACGCTGGCGCACCATGCGCGGCTCGTGACCGGGCATGCCGGTGAGCTGAATCTCATTGACAGCCGGCACGGATGTGACGACGGCATGTCCGTACTGGCACTTGAGCCACTCGGCCTCGGGCGGCGTGACGTGCAGACCCGCAGCCAGATCGTTGGTGAAGTGGTCGCCGCCAATGGGAATAACGCCGGTGTGCTGCACGGCGCCCTCAAAGAAGACGATGATTTCCGTAGAACCGGCACCAATGTCAAGCAGGCAGACGCCCAGTTCGCGCTCGTCTGCCGAAAGCGTGGATTCAGCCGCGGCGATGGCTTCAAATACAGTGTCTGTGACTTCAAGACTGGCGCGGTTGGCGCAGGTAACGAGACTCTGCACCGCGCTGGCCGAGGCCGCGACGAGATGCAGATTGACTTCGAGGCGATTGCCCACCATGCCGATGGGGTCGGCGATGCCGGGCTGCTCATCGAGGATAAACTGCTGTGGCAGGAGATGAAGGATTTCACGATCAGCAGGCAGGGAGACGGAGCGGGCGCGCTCGACGGCGGCGCGCACGTCTTCGCGCGTGATTTCGCGCAGGCGTGTGCCCATGGTGATGCCGCTGCGGCTGTTGACGCCGCGCAGGTGCGGGCCCCCGATACCGATGACGAGGCTCTCAATGACGGCCTGGGCGCTCACCTCGGCCTGCGTGGCGGCCTGATTGATGGCAGCCGTTGCCTTTGAAAGATCAGAGATGATGCCACGACGCTGCCCGGCAGAGGGAGCCTCGGCGAAGGCGCGAAAACGTAGCGCTTCCTCATGCAGCTCGGCGACCATGACACGCACCTTGCTGCTGCCGGCGTCGAGTACGGTGATGAGGTTAGAGTTCTTCTGGCTCATCGTGCTCTCCGGGTGGCATGGTGAGTGGGATGCGCATGACGGATCACGCGGCGGACTTTATGGTGCGCGGCTTTTCTGCCGTGCGAGTGAGCCGCTGGGCTGGCGGGTTTCGCGTCGAGTTTTGCGGGGGGCGCGGGCGGCGTGGCCATGCGGAGCACCACCTGATCGTCATAGCGCAGATCGATGGAGGCGAGCCTGGGATAGAGCTGCTCCCACGTTTGAATGTGCGAGGCATAGTTGCGGTAGCGCGCGGCAAAGTTGGTGTAACCAAAATGCAGCAGCAGCTCATGGCCGCCGTAGTTGAAGGTGGCACGCACGTCCTCGGGATCGGCGAGGTCAATTTCGCTGACCTGATCGATGACGTGTTGGCTATCGCTGTTCAGAGCAGAGAGGAAATGAAGGTATAGCTGCATGCGCTGGGCGCGCATGGCGAGCGGAATCGCAGGATCAATGCCGGTGATGACCGGGAAATCGAAGTGATGCTTCGCCATCAGTTCGGGCGTCATGTCGAGGACGACACCCTCGGCGTCGATGAGGGAGATTCTGCTGCCGATGCGCAGGAAGGCGACCGGAGTGCGCTCAACGATGGAGACGCGCAACTGGTCAGGAAGAATCCGCATGACGGTGGCGTGCTTGACCCAGGGAATGCTCTCCAGTTGCGCGGCGCGTTCGCCGAGCGGAACGAAGAAGATATTGCGCCCGATATCAGAACCGAAGACCGAAAGCAGATCGGCGCGAGAGAGTTCACTGTTGCCCATGGTCTGAATGGAAGCGGCCGAGCTGATCTCAAAGCGCGGATCATGATCGAGGAAATGACGCACGGCGAGCACCACAAAGAGAATGAGACCGAGAGCCAGAAGGAACAGGGACGCCAGCAGGATTTTGCCCCAGCGATGCTTGGTCCATGAAGGCAACGGACCGCTGCGCACGGGCACCCTGCGGCGCACGCGCAGAAATGGCTCCTCTTCAAGGCCGGAATCTTCTGGCGAGGGAGGGAGCGGGCGCCGGGTGCGGGCTTGCGCACGAGGGCCGGGTTCCGCGGCGCGCAGGTTCGCAGCCGAAGGAACGGGCGGCACCGCGTCTTCAAACTCGTCGAGAAAATCTTCCTCGACGAGGGTCAGGCCGCGCTGCGAGTCCGAGTTGTGTCGTGTTGTTTTCGCCACGGCCGAGCCAGGTCGTGAGAATCGCCTTCTCGCACTATATCGCGGGGAGCGCAGTGGAAGCCGCCGGATTTCAAGGGGAACCAAGAGAGGGAACAGCGGGCGAAACCGGCTGTGAACCGGATAAAAGCAGGAGAAAACGGGAATGGCGCGCGGACAGGGCTTCTGAAGGACCGTGTTTCTTACGCTGGAAGACGGCTTTGCAGACGCTCGACCAGCAGAGGGGCCAGTTGCGAGACGTTGCCTGCGCCGAGCGTCAGGATGAGATCGCCGGGTGCGGCGCGGTCAAGGATGGCGGTCACGGCCTCCTCAGTGGAAGCGGCATAGCGAACGCCGGGCTGCCCGATGCTCTGGACCAGAGCGGCTGAGGTGATGCCGGGGAGCGGCGCTTCGCTGGCCGCGTAGATGTCAAGCATCTCGACCGTGGATGCATCGGCGAAGCTGGTCACGAACTCGTCGAGCAGGTCGCGGGTGCGCGAGTAGCGATGCGGCTGGAAGAGGACGTGGATATTCGCATAGCCGCAATCGCGCGCGGCGCGCAGGGTGGCGCGTATCTCGGTGGGGTGATGGCCGTAGTCGTCGATGATGGTGATGCCATCGACGACGCCCTTGAGCTGGAAGCGCCGGTCCACGCCGCGGAAGGACTTGAGCCCCTGCACGATGGCCTGCTCTTTCAGATCAAGCTGTACGGCGATGGCCACCGCCGCGGCTGCGTTGAGCACATTGTGGATGCCGGGCACATGAAGATCAAAGGGACCGAGCACACTCTGGGCGGAAGCAATCTCAAAACGGGAGCGCACCTCGGGAGCGGGCGGCAGCATGCGCACGACGAAGTCCGCGCCAAGCGAGGTTCCGTAGGTGAAGACGCGGCGGCGCACACGGGGCAGAAGGGCGGCAAGCTGCGGGTTGTCGATGCAGGCGACATTCGCTCCGTAGAAAGGCACGCGGTTCATGAATTCGAGGAAGGCATCTTCGACGTCGGCCATGTCGCGGTAGCAGTCCATGTGCTCGCGGTCGAGATTGGTCACGACGGTGAGGATGGGCGAGAGCTTGAGGAATGAGCGGTCGCTCTCATCGGCCTCAGCGACAAGATAGTGCGAGTTGCCGAGCCGGGCGTTGGAGCCGAGAGCGTCGACGCGGCCACCGACGACGACGGTGGGATCAAGCTCACCAGCGGCAAGCACCGAGGCGATCATGGAAGTGGTGGTGGTTTTGCCGTGCATGCCGGCGACGGCAATGCCGTACTTGAGGCGCATGAGCTCGGCGAGCATCTCCGCGCGCTGGATGACGGGAATCTTGCGGGCGCGGGCCTCGCGGACTTCGGGATTTTCTTCATCAATGGCGGAGCTGACCACGACGACACCGGAGCCGATGACGTTGGCCGCCGCATGGCCCTCAAAGAGGACGACGCCGAGAGATTCCAGGCGCGCGGTGATGCTGGTGCGGCGCAGATCAGAGCCGGAGACCGCGTAGCCGAGGTTGAGGACGATTTCGGCAATGCCGCTCATGCCGATGCCGCCAATACCAATGAAGTGGACGCGCTGCGCCTTCGCGAACAAAGAATCTCTCTCCTCTGGCACTACTGTAACAATCGCCGTACTCTTCCGCATCCCATGCTTGCGCTGCGCGTTTCCGGGTAGAAATTACGTGTCGCGCGAGCATATTTTTCCGGCTGCCATGTAAGTGAGAAGGCAGTCGTGGAAGGTGGATGACGTTTGATTCATGGAGGGCACCATCGCGAAACTTTCGCAGGATTTCGCGTGTCAGATGGCGTAGATGTTGGAGCGGACTTTTAAGGAGGTCCCATGAAAAACGTACTTCGCGCAGCTATTTTGACCGTGATGATGGGAGCCGCGACGATGGCGGCGCAGGCCCAGGTGAGAGTGTTCTTTGGCATTGGAACTCCGGGGCCGGTGGCGGTGCCGGCGTATGCTCCTCCGTGCCCAGGCGCGAACTACATCTGGGCTCCGGGCTACTACTACGGACAGGTGTGGGTACCGGGCCGCTGGATGGACAGGGACGACTATTACCGGCGCGGCTATTACGGATATGACCGGGACCATTATTATGCTCGCGGCGACTGGGATCACCGGGATTGGGACCATAGGGATTGGGACCACAGAGACGGAGACCGCGGAGACTGGGGTCATGGCGATCGCGGACGCGGATGGGGCCATGACCACGGCCATGGCTGGGGGCGCCACTAACTAAAACTTTCATGGGAGCGCATTTGGGTCTTCGGATGCGCTCCCGGAGACCTCAATCCTCATGCGCAGGCTGCTGCCGATAAGATTTTCGCAACTTTTTTGGCGCTTTGAGGGTCATAACTGATAGCTGAAGACCCGCACGGTATCTGCCGAGGCAGCCATGCGGTGACAGTGGAGGTGCAGGATGCGTACATGGCGTCCCCTTTGGCGATCATGGATGATCGCCGCTTTACTCGCGATCCCGCTGGGGATGGCGCGGCCCGCAAATGCCCAGATCTCGGTCGCGATCGGTATCGGGCCGGTGGTGGGTTATCCCGCGCCTGTGGCCGTGTATGGCCCTCCGAGCTGCGAGTGGGGCTATTACCCTTATTACCCTTATGCGTGCGTGCCCTATGGCTACTATGGGCCGGACTGGTTCTCTGACGGAGTTTTTATTGGCGCCGGGCCGTGGTTCCAGGGATGGTATGGACGGCCCTGGGGCTGGGGTTATAACCGCATTGGCTTTTATGGCTGGGGCGGTTGGTATGACCATGATGGATGGTATGACCGGGGCGGCTGGCGCGACGGAGACGCATGGCGCGACCGAGGCGGATGGCGCGGGGGCGAGGGATGGCGTGGCCGTGGAGACCGAGGGTACTACGGTGGCGGATATGACCACCGAGGGTACGCAGGTGGACCTGCGCGGCTGCAGGGCGGCTATCACGGGATGAACGGATTCCAGCATGGAGTTCGTCCCGCTCCTTACGGCGGCCCGGTGAATGCCTATCGTGGCGGATACAACGGCTTCCATACGGTTGGACGGCCGGTTTACGGTGGTCATCCGGTTCAGGGATTCCGAGGTAGCAACTTCGGGGGCGGATTCCATGGCCGTCCGGCCTTTGGCGGCGGGGGCTTCCATGGCGGACCGGCCTTTGGCGGCGGGTTTCATGGAGGTGGCGGGTTCCACGGTGGTGGAGGCTTTCATGGTGGCGGCTTCCATGGCGGTGGAGGCGGTTTTCACGGTGGAGGATTCCACGGTGGCGGACATCACTGATCATTAGGCTGAATGAAATAGCCCCTGCATTTGCAGGGGCTTTTCTTTTGTCTGGAATAACTTCAGCGGGCGATCTGGCGAATCATGCGCGTGATTTGTTCGGTGGCGTCGGGATGGGCCAGGGTGCGCGCCTTGTCTGACATTTGGGCAAGCTGAGCGGGGGCGGCGAGCAGGTGTGCGAGTTCCCTGCCGAGGCGGCCCGGCGTCAGGTCGGCCTCAAGAACCATGGCGGCGGCGCCGGCTTGCGCCATGACCTCGGCATTTTTACGCTGATGGTCGTCGGCGGCTTGCGGAAACGGCACCAGCAGTGCGGGCTTGCCAGCGGCGGCGAGTTCGGCAACGGTGCTGGCTCCGCTGCGCGCCAGGATCAGAGAAGCCTCGGCGAAACGCTGCGGCATGTCATCAAGAAACGGGGCGACGCGCCAGCGCGACTGGTCCGCGCCGCTGGCCTCATAGGCCTGCTCGGTGGCTTCGGCATGGCGTGCTCCGGCCTGGTGCAGAATGGTCAGGCCAGGCACGGCGGCCAGCAGTTCGGCGGCAGCCTGAGGCATGTAGGTGTTGAAGACGCGCGCGCCCTGGCTGCCTCCAAAAACAAGCAGTTGCGGCGGCTGGTCCGCAGGACGAGGCGGAAGAACAAAGAACTGCTTGCGGACTGGGATGCCGGTGACCTGAGCATGGCGAAAATACTGCGCGGCGGGCGCGAAGTTCACTGCCGCCGCGTGGACGCGCTTGCCAATGAGCCGGTTGGCGAGGCCGGGAATTGCATTGGGCTCGAAGGCCAGCGTGGGAATGCGCAGCAGTTGCGCGGCCAGCATGGCAGGACCGGAGGCGTAGCCGCCGACGCCGACCACTGCATTGGGGCGGTACTTCCGAAGCATCCGCATGCAGCCCATGACGCTCAGAGGAAGATCGAGCAGGGTGCGTACGCGTGTGAGCAGCGAGACGTTGTTGAGCTGCCCGACTTTGATGAGCGAGAGCGGATAACCGGCCTGCGGCACGAGCTTTGATTCGAGCCCGCGTGGAGTGCCGATGAAGAGGATCTCAGCCTGGCTACCGGCGGCTTCGCACTCGGCGGTCAGTTGATCGGCAATGGCGAGGGCCGGGATGATGTGGCCTCCTGTGCCTCCGCCGGCGATGACGAGCTTCATTCGATCTCCCGCGTGATGCTCAATAGAACGCCCATACAGGCCAGCATGATGATGAGCGAGGTTCCTCCGTAAGAGATGAACGGCAGCGTGATGCCCTTGGTGGGAACCAGCGCCACGACCACGCTGATGTTGAAGAATGCCTGGATCAGAATGCCGGCCGTGAGCCCGAAGGCCACGATGCGGGCGAAGGGGTCGCGCGAGAGAATGGCGGCGCGGAATCCGCGATAGGCGATGAAGACGAAGAGCGCTACGATGGCGATGGTCCCGATGAGGCCAAGCTCTTCGGCGATGTTAGCGAAGATGTAGTCGGTCTGTGGCTCGGGCAGATAGAAGAGCTTCTGATGGCCTTCCATGTAGCCAACGCCGAAGAATCCTCCACTACCGACGGCGATGAGGGACTGGATGATGTGGAAGCCCTTGCCCAGCGGATCAGACCACGGATTGAGAAACGCAAGCAGGCGCTCACGCCGCCAGGCCACGCGGAAGAGCATGAAATAGAGCACCGGCGTAGCGGCAATCGCCGCGAAACCAAGCCACTTGGTCTGCATGCCCGCGAGATAAAGCAGCAGCGCCGTGACGACCACCAGTACCATGGCGGTGCCCAGGTCGGGCTCCTTCAAAATGAGCGCCGTAAAGATGAGACTGGGCAGCGCGGCGGGCAACAGGGTGTTGCGCAGATCATCGATGCTTTGCATGCGGTCTTGCAGGAACCACGCAAGAAAGAGTACGACCACGGGCGTCGCCAGCGCGGATGGCTGGAAGGAGAAGACGCCGAAGCGTATCCAGCGATGGGTGTTGTGCGAGTCGCGCATGAAGAAGGCCGCGAGCAGGGCCAGGGTGGTGACGCAGACGGCGGGCAGCACGATGTTGGGGCGATTGAGACGCCGATAGTTGATCTGCATGAGCACGGTCATGGCGGCAAAACCGATGACGGCTCCGATGGATTGACGAATCAGGAAGGTGTAGGGCGAGCCGTAACGGACTTTAGACAAGACAGCCGAGGCGCTGAAGACCATCAGCAGGCCGACGACGACCAGAATCAACGTGGCGCAGAAAAGTGACTTGTCTACGCCGACGCGTTTTGCCATGCTGCTGCTCCCCGATGGGCCAGAACGAGATCTTTGAAGACCTGACCGCGCTGTTCGTAGTTTTCAAACTGGTCAAAGCTGGAACAAGCCGGGGCCAGCAACACGACGTCGCCAGGACTCGCCGCTCCGCCTGCGAGATTGACCGCGAGATCAAGCGTGCCGGCGGCGATGAGCGGCACCGCGCCGTCAAGATGGGTCATGATCTTCTCGGCCGCGGAGCCGATGGTGTAGACGGCCTTGACGCGCCCGGCCATGAGCGGGCGCAGCGTGCGGTAATCCGAGTTTTTGTCCTTGCCGCCGAGAATGAGGTGAATGCCGCCGGGGAAGGCTTCAATGGCCTTTCTGGCTGCATCCACATTGGTCGCCTTGGAGTCGTTGTAGAAGCTGACGCCGCCAATTTCAGCGACGAATTCGAGGCGATGCTCGACGGCGCGGAAGTCGCGGACGGCGTCGCGGATGGCTTCGGCGCTGACTCCGGCGAGGCGTGCGGCGCAGACAGCGGCCAGCACGTTCTCGACGTTATGGGCACCCTTGAGGGGAATCTCTGAGAGCGGCAGGATCGGCTCGGTGGCTGCGTCTTCAGCGGCGCGAAAGAGAATGTTGCCCTCGTGAACGAATGCGCCCTGGCGGATCACCCGATTGCGGCTGAACCAGAAGATGCGCGAGCTGGCACGGGCGGCCGCGCGGGAGGCGGCGTCATCATCGGCGTTGAGGATGAGAGCGTCGTCGTGCGTCTGGGCGGCGAAGATACGCTCCTTGGCGGCGACGTAATTCTCAAAGCTGCCGTGGCGGTCGAGGTGATCGGGCGTGATGTTGAGGATGACGGCGATGCCGGGGCGGAAGCGCTCGGTGGTCTCCAACTGGAAGCTTGAGATTTCAAGCACCGACCATCCGTCGTCGCGCGAGTCGTCGACCAGCGCGATCACGGGAAGGCCGATGTTGCCGCCGACCTGCACGTGCTGGTGTGCCCTTTCGAGGATGGCTCCGCAGAGGCTGGTGGTAGTGGTTTTGCCGTTGGAGCCGGTGATGGCGAGCGTTTTGCCCTTGAGGAAGCGCGCGGCCAGCTCGACTTCGCCGATGATGGGCAGGCCAAACTTGCGCACCTGCACGAGCTCGGGCGTATCGAGCGGCACGCCGGGGCTGACGACGATCAGATCTTGCCGGCGAAAGGTGAGGAGGCCGTGGCCACCGGCCTCGACCGCAATGCCCTGCTCGATGAGCGCGGGAATGTCTTTGCTAAGCGCCTCGGCGCTGCGAATGTCAGAAACGGTGACCTGCGCGCCGCGGCGGCGCAGAAAAAGAGCAGCGGCTAATCCGGACTTGCCCAGACCGACAACGAGAACTTTCTTGCCTTTGAGTTCCATGGTGATTCCTAAAGCCGGCGTACGGGCCCAGACACGATTTTCCCACGCACGGCTGGGGTTAGCGAAGTTTCAATGTCGTCAGTGCAAAGAGTGCAAATACCAGGGCGGCGATCCAGAAGCGCACGATCACCTTGGACTCGGACCAGCCGATCAGCTCGAAATGATGGTGCAGAGGCGCCATTTTGAAGATGCGCTTTTTGCGTAATTTGTAGCTGCCGACCTGCAAAATCACCGAGAGGGCCTCCAGGACGAAGATGCCGCCGATGAAGGGGAGCAGCAGCTCCTGCTTGATGACGACCGCCACCGTGGCGATGGCGCCGCCGAGCGCGAGTGAGCCAACGTCGCCCATGAAGATTTGCGCCGGATGAGCGTTGTACCAGAGGAAGCCGATGGAGGCCCCGACCATGGCTCCGCAGAAGATAGTGACCTCGCCGACCATGGGCATGCGCTGCAACTCAAGGTAGTCGGCGAAGACGGCGTGGCCGCTGACGTAGGTGAGCACGGTGAGCGCTCCGGCGGCGATGATGGTGCAACCGATGGCGAGGCCGTCGAGGCCGTCGGTGAGATTCACCGCGTTGCTGGAACCCACGATGACGATAATCACGAAGATGACGAAGGGGATAAATGCGAAATACGCCAGATGCGGAACGTGCAACAGGGCTGGGATGCTGAAGCGGGGCCGCAGGGATTTGGCAAACGGCACCATGAGATCAGTGCTGTAGCTGCCCTGGCCCTGCAGGACGACCAGCGCCACGCCGATGGCCGCGGAAGCCAGAATCTGATAGGTCATTTTGGCGCGCGCGGTGAGGCCCAGATTGCGGCGATGGACGACCTTGATGTAGTCGTCGGCAAAGCCGATCGCCCCAAATGCGAGCGTGGAGAGCATGACGATCCAGACGAAGGGATCGGACAAATCAGACCAGAGCAGCGTGGGCAACAGAATGGCGATACAGATGAGGACGCCGCCCATGGTTGGGGTGCCGGCTTTTTTCTGGTGCGCCTGCGGGCCCTCTTCGCGAATGTACT
The DNA window shown above is from Acidobacterium capsulatum ATCC 51196 and carries:
- the ftsA gene encoding cell division protein FtsA, which encodes MSQKNSNLITVLDAGSSKVRVMVAELHEEALRFRAFAEAPSAGQRRGIISDLSKATAAINQAATQAEVSAQAVIESLVIGIGGPHLRGVNSRSGITMGTRLREITREDVRAAVERARSVSLPADREILHLLPQQFILDEQPGIADPIGMVGNRLEVNLHLVAASASAVQSLVTCANRASLEVTDTVFEAIAAAESTLSADERELGVCLLDIGAGSTEIIVFFEGAVQHTGVIPIGGDHFTNDLAAGLHVTPPEAEWLKCQYGHAVVTSVPAVNEIQLTGMPGHEPRMVRQRYLSEILEPRARELLQMVRDNLRQGGVLEALGAGCVLTGGASRLGGMLDTTESLLRVPARIATPVPISRMPAELVVPEHAALVGLLLYTHRTRMVRAAEDQGLRAKLRAIFAGSV
- a CDS encoding cell division protein FtsQ/DivIB, translating into MAKTTRHNSDSQRGLTLVEEDFLDEFEDAVPPVPSAANLRAAEPGPRAQARTRRPLPPSPEDSGLEEEPFLRVRRRVPVRSGPLPSWTKHRWGKILLASLFLLALGLILFVVLAVRHFLDHDPRFEISSAASIQTMGNSELSRADLLSVFGSDIGRNIFFVPLGERAAQLESIPWVKHATVMRILPDQLRVSIVERTPVAFLRIGSRISLIDAEGVVLDMTPELMAKHHFDFPVITGIDPAIPLAMRAQRMQLYLHFLSALNSDSQHVIDQVSEIDLADPEDVRATFNYGGHELLLHFGYTNFAARYRNYASHIQTWEQLYPRLASIDLRYDDQVVLRMATPPAPPAKLDAKPASPAAHSHGRKAAHHKVRRVIRHAHPTHHATRRAR
- the murC gene encoding UDP-N-acetylmuramate--L-alanine ligase, with protein sequence MFAKAQRVHFIGIGGIGMSGIAEIVLNLGYAVSGSDLRRTSITARLESLGVVLFEGHAAANVIGSGVVVVSSAIDEENPEVREARARKIPVIQRAEMLAELMRLKYGIAVAGMHGKTTTTSMIASVLAAGELDPTVVVGGRVDALGSNARLGNSHYLVAEADESDRSFLKLSPILTVVTNLDREHMDCYRDMADVEDAFLEFMNRVPFYGANVACIDNPQLAALLPRVRRRVFTYGTSLGADFVVRMLPPAPEVRSRFEIASAQSVLGPFDLHVPGIHNVLNAAAAVAIAVQLDLKEQAIVQGLKSFRGVDRRFQLKGVVDGITIIDDYGHHPTEIRATLRAARDCGYANIHVLFQPHRYSRTRDLLDEFVTSFADASTVEMLDIYAASEAPLPGITSAALVQSIGQPGVRYAASTEEAVTAILDRAAPGDLILTLGAGNVSQLAPLLVERLQSRLPA
- the murG gene encoding undecaprenyldiphospho-muramoylpentapeptide beta-N-acetylglucosaminyltransferase produces the protein MKLVIAGGGTGGHIIPALAIADQLTAECEAAGSQAEILFIGTPRGLESKLVPQAGYPLSLIKVGQLNNVSLLTRVRTLLDLPLSVMGCMRMLRKYRPNAVVGVGGYASGPAMLAAQLLRIPTLAFEPNAIPGLANRLIGKRVHAAAVNFAPAAQYFRHAQVTGIPVRKQFFVLPPRPADQPPQLLVFGGSQGARVFNTYMPQAAAELLAAVPGLTILHQAGARHAEATEQAYEASGADQSRWRVAPFLDDMPQRFAEASLILARSGASTVAELAAAGKPALLVPFPQAADDHQRKNAEVMAQAGAAAMVLEADLTPGRLGRELAHLLAAPAQLAQMSDKARTLAHPDATEQITRMIRQIAR
- the ftsW gene encoding putative lipid II flippase FtsW — protein: MAKRVGVDKSLFCATLILVVVGLLMVFSASAVLSKVRYGSPYTFLIRQSIGAVIGFAAMTVLMQINYRRLNRPNIVLPAVCVTTLALLAAFFMRDSHNTHRWIRFGVFSFQPSALATPVVVLFLAWFLQDRMQSIDDLRNTLLPAALPSLIFTALILKEPDLGTAMVLVVVTALLLYLAGMQTKWLGFAAIAATPVLYFMLFRVAWRRERLLAFLNPWSDPLGKGFHIIQSLIAVGSGGFFGVGYMEGHQKLFYLPEPQTDYIFANIAEELGLIGTIAIVALFVFIAYRGFRAAILSRDPFARIVAFGLTAGILIQAFFNISVVVALVPTKGITLPFISYGGTSLIIMLACMGVLLSITREIE
- the murD gene encoding UDP-N-acetylmuramoyl-L-alanine--D-glutamate ligase, which produces MELKGKKVLVVGLGKSGLAAALFLRRRGAQVTVSDIRSAEALSKDIPALIEQGIAVEAGGHGLLTFRRQDLIVVSPGVPLDTPELVQVRKFGLPIIGEVELAARFLKGKTLAITGSNGKTTTTSLCGAILERAHQHVQVGGNIGLPVIALVDDSRDDGWSVLEISSFQLETTERFRPGIAVILNITPDHLDRHGSFENYVAAKERIFAAQTHDDALILNADDDAASRAAARASSRIFWFSRNRVIRQGAFVHEGNILFRAAEDAATEPILPLSEIPLKGAHNVENVLAAVCAARLAGVSAEAIRDAVRDFRAVEHRLEFVAEIGGVSFYNDSKATNVDAARKAIEAFPGGIHLILGGKDKNSDYRTLRPLMAGRVKAVYTIGSAAEKIMTHLDGAVPLIAAGTLDLAVNLAGGAASPGDVVLLAPACSSFDQFENYEQRGQVFKDLVLAHRGAAAWQNASA
- the mraY gene encoding phospho-N-acetylmuramoyl-pentapeptide-transferase, which encodes MLYWLLYQKLFPYFRPFRIFRYLTFRTAFASLTALLIALLIGPYVIEKLREFQIGQYIREEGPQAHQKKAGTPTMGGVLICIAILLPTLLWSDLSDPFVWIVMLSTLAFGAIGFADDYIKVVHRRNLGLTARAKMTYQILASAAIGVALVVLQGQGSYSTDLMVPFAKSLRPRFSIPALLHVPHLAYFAFIPFVIFVIIVIVGSSNAVNLTDGLDGLAIGCTIIAAGALTVLTYVSGHAVFADYLELQRMPMVGEVTIFCGAMVGASIGFLWYNAHPAQIFMGDVGSLALGGAIATVAVVIKQELLLPFIGGIFVLEALSVILQVGSYKLRKKRIFKMAPLHHHFELIGWSESKVIVRFWIAALVFALFALTTLKLR